A genomic stretch from Setaria viridis chromosome 1, Setaria_viridis_v4.0, whole genome shotgun sequence includes:
- the LOC117854691 gene encoding uncharacterized protein, with protein MKLVWCPEVASKAYIDGVRALAGHDDLAGSAEVAELVAAMAGGWNAQLVVEAPDVPAQSSISSSRPPATCLALAAAARRTGGRYACVLPEGGSASAAAVFAGVRSQEDADAGAESPSPSPTVVVASDADEAMARLEGVDLLVIDARRRDAAAVLRAARPGARGMVVVRHGDGRRRGATALAAASMAAGTRVVRSVYLPIGKGVEVLHVGVGKGPSLHSRGGARGTGRWIRHVNHDTGEEHVFRRQ; from the coding sequence ATGAAGCTGGTGTGGTGTCCGGAGGTGGCGTCCAAGGCCTACATCGACGGCGTCAGGGCGCTCGCCGGCCACGACGACCTCGCCGGATCGGCGGAGGTCGCCGAGctcgtcgccgccatggccggcggctgGAACGCGCAGCTCGTCGTCGAGGCGCCGGACGTGCCGGCGCAATCATCCATCTCTTCTTCACGGCCGCCCGCCACATGCCTCGCGCTCGCCGCAGCCGCgaggcgcacgggcgggcgctACGCCTGCGTGCTTCCGGAGGGCGGCTCCGCGTCCGCCGCGGCGGTATTCGCCGGCGTCCGCTCGCAGGAGGACGCGGACGCGGGAGcggagtcgccgtcgccgtccccgaCGGTCGTCGTGGCcagcgacgccgacgaggcgatGGCGCGGCTGGAGGGTGTCGACCTGCTAGTGATcgacgcgcggcggcgggacgcGGCGGCCGTGCTGCGGGCGGCCAGGCCCGGGGCCAGGGGCATGGTGGTGGTGCGCCACGGCGACGGAAGGCGGCGCGGTGCCACGGCGCTGGCCGCGGCGTCCATGGCGGCCGGGACAAGGGTCGTGCGCTCCGTCTACCTGCCCATCGGCAAGGGCGTCGAGGTTCTCCACGTCGGCGTCGGGAAGGGGCCTAGCCTGCATAGCCGGGGCGGCGCCCGGGGGACCGGCCGGTGGATCCGGCACGTCAACCACGACACCGGCGAGGAGCATGTCTTTCGGCGGCAGTAG